Proteins from one Telopea speciosissima isolate NSW1024214 ecotype Mountain lineage chromosome 1, Tspe_v1, whole genome shotgun sequence genomic window:
- the LOC122643064 gene encoding CASP-like protein 4C1: MRSPPPPSSLRNGETSPRMAPAVPHFQSTVSVHKLRRFNTLILVLRFSSFCFSLAAAIFMFTNSHGSSSPSWFDFEAFRFVLAANAIVALYSFAEMGASIWEILKGTTLFPETVQVWFDFGHDQVFAYLLLSANAAGTALIRTFRGGETCTVVNMFCVQSYISIGLGFAGFLFLGFSSLLSGFRVVSLIINGYRFHV, encoded by the exons ATGAGATCTCCTCCGCCACCGTCGTCTCTTAGGAACGGAGAAACCTCGCCTCGAATGGCGCCGGCAGTCCCTCATTTCCAGTCCACCGTGTCCGTACATAAGCTTCGACGCTTCAACACGCTGATACTGGTTCTCCGCTTCtcctctttctgtttctctcttgcTGCTGCCATCTTCATGTTCACTAACTCCCATGGCTCCAGTTCTCCCAGCTGGTTCGACTTTGAAGCTTTTAG GTTTGTGCTGGCTGCAAATGCAATTGTTGCCTTGTATTCGTTTGCGGAGATGGGAGCTTCGATTTGGGAGATTCTCAAAGGCACCACTTTGTTCCCGGAGACTGTACAGGTCTGGTTTGATTTCGGTCATGACCAG GTTTTCGCGTACCTGCTGTTGTCTGCGAACGCTGCGGGAACGGCATTGATCCGGACTTTCAGAGGAGGAGAAACTTGTACGGTGGTGAACATGTTTTGCGTTCAATCCTACATCTCCATTGGCCTGGGCTTCGCAGGCTTCCTCTTCCTAGGATTCTCTTCGTTGCTCTCTGGTTTCCGGGTCGTTTCCTTAATCATCAATGGCTATCGTTTTCATGTCTAA
- the LOC122648320 gene encoding uncharacterized protein LOC122648320 codes for MASKNLISSPAFAYTVVYVKDVAKSVEFYANAFGYTVRRLDGSHRWGELESGQTTIAFTPAHQHETDGRTGEVQTAGSGHERNPVEVCFAYSNVDEAFKRAVDNGAVPVSPPEEKEWGQKVGYVRDIDGLVVRLGSYMKPSS; via the exons ATGGCGTCCAAGAATCTTATTAGCTCTCCAGCCTTTGCGTACACGGTGGTTTATGTGAAGGACGTAGCCAAATCCGTGGAGTTCTACGCAAACGCCTTTGGTTACACAGTTCGCCGCCTCGACGGATCTCACAG GTGGGGAGAACTGGAGAGTGGGCAGACGACGATAGCCTTCACGCCAGCACATCAACATGAGACGGATGGGAGAACGGGTGAAGTACAGACAGCTGGAAGCGGGCATGAGAGGAACCCCGTGGAAGTGTGCTTCGCTTACTCAAACGTCGACGAGGCCTTTAAGAGGGCGGTAGACAATGGTGCGGTGCCGGTGAGTCCACCTGAAGAGAAGGAGTGGGGACAGAAGGTTGGCTACGTTAGGGACATCGATGGCCTCGTCGTCCGATTGGGGAGCTATATGAAACCCTCTTCTTAA
- the LOC122649123 gene encoding ubiquitin-conjugating enzyme E2 7, with product MAQATQASLLLQKQLKDLCKNPVDGFSAGLVDDNNIFEWSVTIIGPPDTLYDGGYFNAIMSFPHNYPNSPPTVRFISEMWHPNVYPDGRVCISILHAPGEDPNGYELASERWTPVHTVESIVLSIISMLSSPNDESPANIEAAKEWRDRRDEFKKKVSRTVRRSQEMF from the exons ATGGCACAAGCAACTCAAGCTAGTCTCCTCCTTCAAAAACAGCTTAAGG ATCTTTGCAAAAATCCTGTTGATGGGTTCTCTGCCGGCTTGGTTGATGATAATAACATATTCGAATGGAGCGTCACTATTATCGGACCCCCTGATACTCTATA TGATGGAGGCTATTTTAATGCCATCATGAGTTTTCCTCACAATTATCCTAATAGTCCACCCACGGTGAGGTTTATTTCGGAGATGTGGCATCCCAATG TTTATCCTGATGGGCGAGTTTGCATATCAATTCTTCATGCTCCTGGTGAGGATCCCAATGGCTATGAGCTTGCAAGTGAACGCTGGACACCAGTACATACG GTTGAAAGCATAGTACTGAGCATCATTTCGATGCTGTCAAGTCCTAACGATGAATCTCCAGCAAATATTGAAGCAGCG AAAGAATGGAGGGATAGGAGAGATGAATTCAAGAAGAAAGTAAGCCGTACTGTGAGACGGTCACAAGAGATGTTTTGA